The window ATACGTATAAAAAAGTATAAGGAGCTGAATTTTATGAAAAAAATTGCAGTTTTATTGATTTCTATCATATCCATTTTATCTTTTTCATTCGATGTTAAGTTTAATTTAAATCCAAAATTAGATTTTGATAAACTTTCAACTGAAATGAGATTTGATTTAAGTCATGAATATGAGTATTTTAAATTTTTAGCAGATATGTCTTTAAATAGTGATGGAAAATATGGAGCTGGACAAGGCGGAGGACTTGATAAATACTATTATTATATGAATAATGGTGGAGTATCAATGAAATATGAAAATATAGAGTTTGATGCTGGAATTTTTGAACATTATGATGAAGTTCATTCACCATATTCACTTTTTATATCTTCTCTGGGAAATAATTCAATGATTTTAAACTTTAGATTTGAAGATGATAATTTCTTTTATGGATCGAGATGGATTAGGTTAAATAAAAATTCTGCCCTTTCTTATCCAGATAGAGGTGCTAATTATAAAGTTTATGGATTAAAATTTGGAAATATAAGATTTGCATATCAAGATTCTATAGTATATACCGGTAGATATTTTGATGCAGAATATTTTTTAAATCCAATACCAAATTTTTTTGTTCAGTATATAAATGTAAGTTCAGGTAATCCTTGGCAGCAAAATGGAAATGATAATTCTATAATGGGATTTTTAATAGACATAGAAGAAGATTATTATTATGCATATGCTCAAATATTGGTTGATGATATAAATATGAATAGATTCTTAAAACCAGAAGGATATCAAAATCCAGATAAAATAGCATGGTCATTGGGTGGAAATTTCGATACGAAATTTGGTAATATAGGTCTTTATCATGCTGGAGCAACTAAGTATACATTTGAGCCTTATGGTAATTCTACTCAAAATACTATGTATGGATATACTTATTATCCTGATGTTGAGTATGAGGTTAAAACTATTAATAAAACTATTTTAAATGAAGATAATTATATTGGGTATTACAATGGTGAAAATAATATTTCTTTTATGATTACATATAATAATGAAAAGAATTCAAGTGATTTATTGTATAAGGGAAGTATAGAATATTCTGTTTCAGGTAGCAAATCACCAGCCAATCCTTGGCATGAAAAACCTGATTGGAATTCAGGAATAGATGGACATAAAAATAGTACAAAACTTTTAGATGAATCTGTACTTGAAAATAAATTAATTTGGAAAAATTACTTTAAATTCAATGTTCTTAATAATTTAAGTATAGGATTTAGAGCTGATGAAGGATATATATTTAATAAACTTAAACTTGTTGATGCAGAGCCAGAGTCTGAACATAATAATATAAAATATTATAAACCATCTAATGAGAATGTTCCAATATTAATTCTTGGAATAGATTTTGAGTATATTTGGAATATAAATTAAAAAAAGCCATATCAATTTGATATGGCTTTTTAATATTGTGAAAATATTAATTTTATTTTATTAATTTTTGAATATTTGAAGTTATATAGATATTTAATCTGAATATTTCGAGATAACTGCTCTTATTTGAAATTTAATGAGTTTGCAAAATTGTTTGTGAATTTGCTATAATATATGAAATTGAATAAAAGGCGGAGAATATGAGAAAGCCACATAGATTAAGCGTTTTTTAACGCTCAAGCTATGTGGTTTTTATTTTTTTGGAGGTGACCTTTTTGATTGCTGTAATAGGTGCTGGTGTTGTAGGTACTTTAATTGCAAGAGAATTAATTAAATATGAGAAGGATGTAGCTATTTTTGATGAAAAATCGGGACCTGGAAGAATGGTTTCAAAAGCTAATTCTGGAATAATTCATGGTGGTTATGATGATACTCCCAATACATTGAGAGCTAAGTTGAGTTATAAAGGAAATAAAATGTATGATGAACTTTCAAAAGATCTATCTTTTGATTTAAAAAGATGTGGATCACATGTAGTTGCATTTGAAGAAGAGGATTTAGAGTATATAAATTCCTTGGTGGAAAAAGCTATAAAAAATGGAGTTGAAGAATATCAAATTATAAAAGGCGAAACTTTAAAGAAGATGGAACCTAAGGTAAATGAAGATATAATAGCTTCTTTTTACTGTCCTATAGCAGGTATAGTTAATCCATGGATGGTGGCTCATCAAGCAGCAAGAAATGTTGAAATGAATGGTGGAAAACTTTATTTTAATAAAAAACTCATAGATGTTGAAATGAATGATAAAAGATATTTATTAAAATTTGAAGATGATTTTGAGTTTGAAGCAGATATAGTTATAAACGCTGCAGGTTTATATGCAGATGAAATAGCAAAATTATTTGGAGATGAAGTTCCAAAGATATATCCTGTTAAAGGAGAATATTATCTCACAAAACCAGAGTTTAAATATGTAAATTCTATAATTTTTCCAATACCCAATAAAATATCTAAAGGATGTTTAGTAGTTCCTGTTATAGATGGTGGATTTTTAATAGGACCAAATGCTC is drawn from Oceanotoga teriensis and contains these coding sequences:
- a CDS encoding FAD-dependent oxidoreductase; the encoded protein is MTFLIAVIGAGVVGTLIARELIKYEKDVAIFDEKSGPGRMVSKANSGIIHGGYDDTPNTLRAKLSYKGNKMYDELSKDLSFDLKRCGSHVVAFEEEDLEYINSLVEKAIKNGVEEYQIIKGETLKKMEPKVNEDIIASFYCPIAGIVNPWMVAHQAARNVEMNGGKLYFNKKLIDVEMNDKRYLLKFEDDFEFEADIVINAAGLYADEIAKLFGDEVPKIYPVKGEYYLTKPEFKYVNSIIFPIPNKISKGCLVVPVIDGGFLIGPNAQEIRDKKDFSNTNEGLSEIREKGLKLVPEINYRQDSVKTFAGLRPETAEKDFYIGKGEGNVVHVSGIRSPGLTAAPAIAQYVVDEIIKKEMNTKFLKRQDFNPKVDSFRVFNEEDIDLWNERIENDPEAGELVCFCNKVSKKDIKAAIKKGAKTLEDIKFLTGASFGECQGSYCSSKIVKILAEELNKKPEDIVMNEKGTWIIDSEVRL